The following proteins are co-located in the Alistipes sp. ZOR0009 genome:
- a CDS encoding TetR/AcrR family transcriptional regulator: MEEKTEEKILDAAKKIFIEKGLDGARMQEIANEAGINKALLHYYYRSKNQLFEAVYEQVFKKVLPKMYGLFMQETSLLDIIPQFFELHMEFLKRNPSIPLFILMEIKKVPDFMKRMMDKNQIDMLAVVKAKVAAAVDAGLIRSIKGEDLILNMLSLSVFQFAAAPMYQAVAGITEEEYFEIIDERKKSLAEFVINAIKK; this comes from the coding sequence ATGGAAGAAAAAACTGAAGAGAAAATACTAGATGCTGCAAAAAAAATATTTATAGAAAAAGGGTTAGATGGTGCTCGTATGCAGGAGATTGCAAATGAAGCAGGGATTAATAAGGCGCTTCTTCATTACTATTATCGATCAAAAAATCAGCTTTTTGAGGCTGTGTATGAGCAGGTCTTTAAGAAGGTGCTTCCAAAGATGTACGGTCTTTTTATGCAGGAAACATCTTTACTTGACATTATTCCTCAGTTTTTTGAGCTGCATATGGAGTTTCTTAAAAGGAATCCGTCTATACCACTTTTTATTTTAATGGAAATCAAAAAGGTTCCTGATTTTATGAAAAGGATGATGGATAAGAATCAAATTGACATGCTTGCTGTCGTCAAGGCTAAGGTCGCAGCGGCTGTCGATGCAGGGCTTATTCGTTCAATAAAAGGAGAGGATTTGATTCTAAATATGCTGTCGTTAAGTGTTTTTCAGTTTGCTGCTGCGCCCATGTATCAGGCTGTTGCCGGTATTACAGAAGAGGAGTATTTTGAAATTATTGACGAACGCAAAAAATCGTTGGCTGAGTTTGTTATAAACGCAATTAAAAAGTAA
- a CDS encoding ABC transporter ATP-binding protein, with protein MAALVIENIHKQFKDVEALKGVNLEVAEGELFGLIGPDGAGKTTLFRLIASLLQPSSGRISVLGQDSVADYKSIRRQIGYMPGKFSLYQDLTVEENLNFFATVFGTTVEANYELVKDVYHMLEPFKNRLAAKLSGGMKQKLALSCALIHKPELLLLDEPTTGVDAVSRKEFWEMLKRLKVRGITIVVSTPYMDEASLCDRVALIQNGEIMKVDSPEAITEQFGKPIYSVSGGDIYSTIKMLRDIPNVASAFPFGQDVHLVIGDRSAEAFVLKEVSIRNSSLLVTPIKATIEDCFMDLMGGNTSSTVNSK; from the coding sequence ATGGCTGCACTCGTAATCGAAAATATACATAAGCAGTTTAAGGATGTGGAGGCGCTTAAAGGCGTTAACCTAGAGGTTGCCGAAGGCGAACTATTTGGATTGATAGGTCCAGATGGGGCGGGGAAAACTACGCTCTTTAGGTTGATTGCATCTCTACTCCAACCTTCATCGGGTAGAATAAGCGTGCTTGGGCAAGATTCAGTTGCCGACTATAAGTCTATTCGTAGGCAGATAGGCTACATGCCCGGAAAGTTTTCTCTCTATCAAGATTTGACGGTGGAGGAGAATCTCAACTTTTTTGCCACCGTATTTGGAACGACCGTAGAGGCCAACTACGAGCTGGTAAAAGATGTATACCATATGTTGGAGCCTTTCAAAAATCGGTTGGCAGCCAAGCTCTCGGGAGGAATGAAGCAGAAGTTGGCGCTTTCATGTGCGCTAATTCATAAGCCAGAGCTGCTGCTGCTTGATGAGCCCACAACGGGCGTGGATGCGGTATCGCGTAAGGAGTTCTGGGAAATGCTCAAGCGGCTAAAGGTTCGAGGCATAACCATTGTTGTTTCTACTCCATACATGGACGAAGCTAGCCTTTGCGATCGGGTGGCGCTTATTCAAAATGGAGAAATCATGAAGGTAGATTCGCCAGAGGCTATTACTGAACAGTTCGGCAAACCGATATACTCTGTAAGTGGTGGAGACATTTACTCTACCATAAAAATGTTGCGCGATATTCCCAATGTGGCTAGCGCCTTTCCGTTTGGGCAGGATGTTCATCTTGTAATTGGAGATAGGAGTGCTGAAGCGTTTGTTTTAAAAGAGGTCTCCATCCGAAACAGCTCGCTGTTGGTGACGCCAATTAAGGCCACCATCGAAGATTGCTTTATGGATTTAATGGGAGGAAATACCTCCTCAACAGTTAACAGCAAATAG
- a CDS encoding shikimate kinase, protein MRIFLIGFMGCGKTTVGKRLSSKLGLKFLDLDQFVEEKYGKTVTEQFSELGEQGFRERERDAVVEVSTMMDDVLVSTGGGAPCFYNNMDVMRENGITIYLKMTPNALASRLKGARKNRPLLQGKTYEELVDYIALTLNNREPFYDRARIVVSALSIDVDGLVNRVYHIVK, encoded by the coding sequence ATGCGTATTTTTTTGATTGGCTTCATGGGATGCGGTAAAACTACAGTTGGAAAACGGCTGTCCTCCAAGTTGGGGTTGAAATTCCTCGATTTGGATCAGTTTGTAGAGGAGAAGTATGGAAAAACCGTTACCGAACAGTTTTCTGAGTTAGGAGAGCAGGGGTTTAGGGAGCGGGAGCGTGATGCGGTTGTTGAAGTTTCAACGATGATGGATGACGTACTCGTATCTACTGGCGGTGGTGCCCCTTGCTTTTACAATAATATGGATGTAATGAGGGAAAATGGCATTACCATCTATCTTAAAATGACCCCCAATGCACTTGCAAGCCGATTAAAAGGTGCTCGAAAAAATAGACCTCTGCTGCAGGGAAAAACTTATGAGGAATTGGTAGACTATATTGCCCTCACCTTAAATAATCGAGAACCTTTTTACGATAGAGCAAGAATTGTGGTTTCTGCATTAAGTATTGATGTTGATGGACTTGTTAATAGGGTGTATCATATCGTGAAATAG
- a CDS encoding ABC transporter permease — MNRLVSFLSKEFKHIFRDRRTMLILFGIPIVQLLLFGYVITNEIKNANIAILDKSKDATTQKIIAALGAPEFFNHTIDLTNEAQIHEVLRSNKVKMVVVFEPNFERNLVEQHKAYVQIVADATEPNIASSSVNYTTSIVNKAVNDIFGQDMAKGVIAQPRMIYNEQQMNVYMFVPGTMALILMLISAMMTSITIAREKESGTMEILLVSPLKPSQIILGKVLPYFLLSFINAVVILALSRFVFGLPMLGSYVVLLGESMLFILMALSLGILISTVAASQQQAMFISMFALMLPTMLLSGFIYPVENMPGWLQVICNVMPPRWFIVIVKDIMLKGSSLAGVWKETLILLGMTILFITVSIKKFKVRLE; from the coding sequence ATGAATAGGTTAGTAAGTTTTCTGTCGAAGGAGTTTAAGCATATTTTTAGGGATAGGCGCACCATGCTCATCCTTTTTGGAATTCCTATAGTTCAGCTGCTGCTGTTTGGCTACGTTATTACCAACGAGATTAAGAATGCCAACATTGCCATTTTGGACAAAAGCAAGGATGCTACCACGCAAAAAATTATAGCAGCACTAGGAGCGCCCGAGTTTTTCAACCATACCATTGATTTGACCAACGAGGCGCAGATACACGAGGTGCTCCGCTCCAATAAGGTGAAGATGGTCGTCGTTTTTGAGCCCAACTTCGAGCGAAATTTGGTGGAGCAGCATAAGGCGTACGTGCAGATTGTGGCAGATGCCACGGAGCCAAACATTGCAAGCTCGTCGGTAAACTACACCACCTCGATAGTCAATAAGGCGGTGAACGACATTTTTGGACAGGATATGGCCAAAGGGGTGATTGCCCAACCTCGGATGATTTACAACGAGCAGCAGATGAATGTTTACATGTTTGTGCCAGGCACCATGGCGCTTATTCTGATGCTAATATCCGCCATGATGACCTCCATTACCATTGCCCGCGAGAAGGAGAGCGGCACCATGGAAATTCTGCTGGTATCACCCTTAAAGCCATCGCAAATAATACTGGGAAAGGTGTTGCCCTACTTTTTGCTGTCGTTTATAAATGCGGTGGTTATCCTGGCCCTTAGCCGGTTTGTTTTTGGGTTACCGATGCTAGGTAGCTACGTTGTGCTGCTAGGCGAGAGCATGCTTTTCATCCTAATGGCCCTGTCGCTGGGGATTCTTATCTCCACCGTAGCGGCAAGCCAGCAGCAGGCTATGTTTATCTCCATGTTTGCGCTGATGCTTCCAACGATGCTTCTCTCTGGGTTTATTTACCCCGTAGAGAATATGCCCGGATGGCTTCAGGTTATCTGCAACGTTATGCCTCCACGTTGGTTCATTGTTATAGTTAAGGATATTATGCTTAAGGGGAGCAGCCTTGCCGGAGTGTGGAAGGAGACCCTTATTTTACTGGGCATGACCATTCTTTTTATAACCGTCAGCATAAAGAAATTTAAGGTTCGGTTGGAGTAG
- a CDS encoding porin family protein: protein MKRLALAAVVLLLATTANAQLLQYGIKGGINQTTPNIDNFKAGSYKVFDDKREIGYQFGAFARIKLLMIYVQPELNYSVQKSSVSITDNKGATSDGVKYEVSTLNVPVLFGFKLGPVRLNAGPMYTKNISANSAFKNFDGYKYSLNGSSWGYAAGVGIDLFKMLTADLRYEGGFGKQATLTGAQNSISVGKPGNVSLTVGIFL from the coding sequence ATGAAAAGATTAGCCCTAGCAGCCGTAGTTCTGCTACTTGCCACTACCGCCAACGCCCAGCTGCTGCAGTATGGAATTAAAGGTGGTATCAACCAAACCACCCCCAATATCGACAACTTTAAGGCTGGCAGCTACAAAGTTTTTGACGATAAGCGGGAGATTGGGTACCAATTTGGGGCATTTGCTCGGATTAAGCTGCTGATGATTTACGTGCAGCCAGAGCTTAACTACTCGGTACAGAAGTCGAGCGTTAGCATTACGGACAATAAAGGCGCCACATCGGATGGCGTAAAGTACGAGGTAAGCACGCTGAATGTCCCCGTTCTTTTTGGATTTAAGCTTGGCCCGGTTCGCCTAAACGCCGGCCCGATGTACACCAAAAACATCAGCGCAAACAGCGCCTTTAAGAATTTCGACGGCTACAAGTATAGCCTAAACGGCTCGTCGTGGGGATATGCCGCAGGTGTCGGCATCGACCTGTTTAAGATGCTTACAGCCGATCTTCGCTACGAGGGAGGATTCGGGAAACAGGCCACCTTAACGGGTGCCCAAAACAGCATTAGCGTAGGAAAACCTGGGAATGTGAGCCTAACGGTAGGCATATTCCTTTAA
- a CDS encoding ABC transporter permease, protein MRTVLFILQKEFRQIFRNRSMLPIIFVLPIVQLLVLIQAVTFDVSSLNLVVVDNSKTADSRELVGKFVGSSFFKMKGYPATVAQAQQIIDANEADLALVIPADFSVSRVRDGKVDVQLLINAINTMQASLANAYGNAIIGDYNRALLPAGASDQVYKAEVRPRFWYNPTLDYKMYMLPGILVVLVTAIGLFLSGMNLVREKELGTIEQLNVTPIKKWQFITGKILPFLLIGLFEISLGIAIGRVAYGLPIVGSLGTLYLTALLYLLVVIGFGTLISTMSSTQQQSMFVSWFFMMVFLMMSGLFNIVESMPEWAIWLNKLNPIAYFIQIIRMVMLKGATIVDIAVPLLSLGVYAVLVLVLAVSLYQKKAA, encoded by the coding sequence ATGCGAACAGTTCTATTCATATTGCAGAAGGAATTTCGTCAGATATTTCGAAACAGGAGCATGCTGCCCATCATTTTTGTGCTGCCCATTGTGCAGCTGCTGGTGCTCATTCAGGCGGTAACCTTCGATGTTAGCTCGCTGAACTTGGTGGTGGTTGACAACAGCAAAACCGCCGACTCGCGAGAGCTGGTGGGTAAGTTTGTCGGCTCTTCGTTTTTTAAGATGAAGGGCTACCCAGCAACCGTAGCGCAGGCTCAGCAGATTATCGATGCCAACGAGGCCGATTTGGCGCTGGTTATCCCTGCCGACTTTAGCGTGAGCCGGGTGCGTGATGGAAAGGTGGACGTGCAGCTGCTAATCAACGCCATTAACACCATGCAGGCCAGCTTGGCCAACGCCTACGGCAACGCCATTATCGGCGACTACAACCGCGCCTTGCTTCCTGCTGGTGCCAGCGATCAGGTGTATAAGGCCGAGGTGCGGCCGCGGTTTTGGTACAACCCCACGCTCGACTACAAGATGTACATGCTCCCAGGGATTTTGGTGGTGCTGGTTACGGCTATAGGCCTATTTCTGTCGGGGATGAACTTGGTGCGCGAGAAGGAGCTCGGTACCATTGAGCAGCTTAACGTTACCCCCATTAAAAAGTGGCAGTTCATTACCGGAAAGATTCTTCCCTTCCTGCTAATTGGCCTCTTCGAAATCTCGTTGGGGATTGCCATTGGGCGGGTGGCGTACGGGCTGCCCATTGTCGGGAGTTTGGGTACGCTCTACCTAACCGCGCTGCTTTACCTGCTGGTGGTAATTGGTTTTGGTACGCTCATTTCCACCATGTCTAGCACGCAGCAGCAGTCTATGTTTGTTAGCTGGTTTTTTATGATGGTATTTCTGATGATGAGCGGCCTCTTCAACATTGTGGAGAGCATGCCCGAGTGGGCCATCTGGCTGAATAAGCTAAATCCTATCGCCTACTTCATCCAGATTATCCGCATGGTGATGCTTAAGGGGGCCACCATTGTAGATATTGCCGTGCCGCTGCTATCGTTGGGCGTGTACGCGGTGCTGGTGCTGGTGTTGGCGGTATCGCTCTACCAGAAGAAGGCGGCTTAA
- a CDS encoding HlyD family secretion protein, translating to MNAQKYILLVVAALLASCSGNEEKNDAYGNFEATEVVVSSEVSGLVTSAPVLEGSEVVEGQMLCTIDSLQNSLKVGQLDGMREVTSSKKGTIEAQIAVLQAQKQTVEKDFARISAMLKDGAATQRDFDNVSGQLSVINKQILQAKSQLAGIQGELKSITSQQSQVKDLIGKSVLKAPIAGIILDKYIEKGELAAPGKQLFKLANTKSLILKVYVTGAVLPKVVVGKRVVVYIDESAKSDSKLEGVVTWVSPQAEFTPKIIQTKEERVDMVYAVKVEVPNDGRLKIGMPGSVVFQ from the coding sequence ATGAACGCACAAAAATATATTTTGCTGGTAGTTGCCGCATTACTTGCAAGTTGCAGTGGTAATGAGGAGAAGAATGACGCGTATGGAAATTTTGAGGCAACCGAAGTGGTGGTTTCATCGGAGGTGAGTGGATTAGTAACTTCTGCCCCCGTACTAGAAGGTAGCGAGGTCGTGGAAGGACAAATGCTTTGTACGATAGATTCGTTACAAAACTCGTTAAAGGTAGGGCAACTTGATGGTATGCGTGAGGTTACATCATCGAAAAAAGGAACTATCGAGGCGCAGATTGCCGTTCTGCAGGCTCAAAAGCAAACAGTGGAGAAGGACTTTGCGAGAATTTCGGCGATGCTTAAAGATGGAGCTGCGACTCAACGCGATTTCGATAATGTTAGCGGTCAGCTGAGCGTTATCAATAAGCAGATTTTACAGGCAAAAAGCCAGTTGGCTGGAATTCAAGGTGAACTGAAAAGTATTACCTCTCAGCAGTCGCAAGTGAAAGATCTTATTGGAAAGTCGGTGCTGAAGGCTCCTATTGCTGGAATCATACTAGATAAATACATCGAAAAGGGAGAACTGGCAGCCCCGGGTAAGCAGCTGTTTAAGTTAGCTAATACCAAATCTCTAATACTAAAGGTTTACGTAACAGGAGCCGTACTCCCCAAGGTGGTGGTTGGGAAGAGAGTCGTCGTTTATATCGACGAGAGTGCCAAGTCTGACTCTAAGTTGGAGGGCGTGGTAACTTGGGTTTCTCCTCAGGCGGAGTTTACGCCAAAGATCATCCAAACCAAGGAGGAACGAGTAGACATGGTTTATGCCGTAAAGGTGGAGGTGCCTAACGATGGTCGGTTGAAGATTGGAATGCCTGGTTCAGTTGTTTTTCAATAA
- a CDS encoding Na/Pi cotransporter family protein → MYRKVQYGVVEILNIVGSLALFLYGMKLMSESLQKLIGGTLKRFLPAMTANRINQIFAGTFFTAAILSSSAASVMVVSSVNAGVISLSQSVGIILGANIGATFSAWMVSLLGFKFGVDLFTVSVLAIGVPLVFSSIEKRKAWGGVLVGFSLLFIGVAILKDAIPSSRMVEIVIDFVSQSAVWGFGAVVVFLLVGMLLALITRSSSAIFVFTLALCSQGWIPFALATAMILGANIGTAIVTNYIASAGNVSARRSARVHFIYNVFATCLMLLVYSIVKIDGVETLFAGMDVAVALPLFYTSFNLLVAAILIWFSPQIVASLVKFGFRPHEEEDFRLKYISMGLLHTSEMSLLQAKKEVGAYGERVVKMFGMVRELFQLSYNDEFESLYSRIAYYEENSDKLEVEIAAYLRRITTTDLSSLSQRRMMGMYKVISNLESIADCNYSIAKTIKRKREKGVMLDDEMRSNINILFDLISESLGIMQKNLEIGYAGVDLGSANEIEDKINQFRSVMKSEHAIYLESRRYSYETSVFYSDLFSEAERLGDYCNYVAENIAEVNVD, encoded by the coding sequence ATGTATCGAAAAGTGCAGTACGGTGTTGTTGAAATATTAAATATTGTAGGTTCGCTAGCTTTGTTTCTTTATGGAATGAAATTGATGAGCGAATCGCTTCAAAAGTTGATAGGAGGCACATTGAAACGATTTTTGCCTGCAATGACAGCTAATCGGATTAATCAAATTTTTGCTGGTACTTTTTTTACGGCAGCCATTCTTTCTTCTTCTGCGGCTTCTGTTATGGTTGTTAGCTCTGTGAATGCTGGGGTTATATCCCTGTCTCAGTCGGTTGGCATAATATTGGGCGCAAATATTGGTGCTACTTTTTCTGCGTGGATGGTTTCTTTGCTTGGCTTTAAGTTTGGTGTAGATCTATTTACAGTTTCGGTATTGGCTATTGGAGTCCCTTTGGTCTTTTCTTCGATTGAAAAACGAAAAGCATGGGGAGGCGTTTTAGTTGGCTTTTCGTTGCTTTTTATCGGAGTTGCTATTTTAAAGGATGCAATTCCGTCATCTCGAATGGTAGAAATTGTCATTGATTTTGTGAGCCAAAGTGCTGTTTGGGGTTTTGGAGCAGTAGTTGTATTTTTATTAGTTGGCATGTTGTTAGCGCTTATTACTCGTTCGTCGAGCGCTATCTTTGTGTTTACTTTGGCCCTTTGTAGTCAAGGGTGGATCCCTTTTGCATTGGCAACAGCAATGATTTTGGGTGCTAATATTGGAACGGCAATTGTGACGAACTACATTGCATCCGCAGGGAATGTCTCAGCGCGAAGGTCTGCTCGTGTTCATTTTATTTACAATGTGTTTGCAACTTGCCTAATGCTGCTCGTTTATTCCATTGTAAAAATTGATGGAGTAGAGACGCTTTTTGCAGGTATGGATGTGGCTGTTGCTTTGCCTTTGTTTTATACCTCTTTTAACTTGCTAGTTGCAGCCATCCTTATCTGGTTTTCTCCTCAAATAGTGGCATCGTTGGTTAAATTTGGATTTAGGCCTCACGAAGAGGAAGATTTTCGTCTAAAGTATATCTCTATGGGCTTGTTGCATACATCAGAGATGTCGTTGTTGCAGGCAAAAAAGGAAGTAGGGGCTTACGGAGAGCGAGTGGTTAAGATGTTTGGGATGGTTCGAGAGCTATTTCAACTGTCGTATAATGATGAATTTGAAAGTCTTTACAGCCGAATTGCCTACTATGAGGAGAATTCAGATAAGTTAGAGGTTGAAATTGCTGCTTATTTGCGGCGAATTACGACTACGGACTTGAGTTCCCTTAGTCAACGAAGGATGATGGGAATGTATAAGGTCATAAGCAATTTGGAGAGTATAGCAGATTGTAATTATAGTATTGCCAAAACAATTAAACGAAAAAGAGAGAAAGGGGTAATGCTTGATGATGAAATGAGGTCTAATATCAACATCTTATTTGATTTGATAAGCGAATCATTGGGTATTATGCAAAAAAATTTAGAGATCGGTTATGCTGGCGTGGATTTGGGCAGCGCAAATGAAATTGAAGATAAAATCAATCAGTTTAGGAGCGTGATGAAATCGGAACATGCAATTTATCTCGAATCGCGAAGGTATAGCTATGAAACAAGCGTGTTCTATTCCGATCTATTTTCTGAGGCTGAACGGTTGGGCGACTACTGTAATTATGTGGCTGAAAACATAGCAGAGGTGAACGTTGATTAG
- a CDS encoding hydrolase, with protein MSRLGDDRWREFSAEKRYVFSSFFRIREETFSALCPSGAAPCYFFAAWHISVDFSYNFWVVLRTTKNQNRVAMRIEGHKISLEAQFNRECWDDVEFVWNRKPFIRTTVAEVMHHPIVDNLDTVNQSLLHKAYAMNAIPADNDALLLRHPISSWKEEVLLSVTKPLPDADNVELTGTFRSRVFEGKKTQLRSFFRQMEGFLETRNERPVTYYVSKVANTHNHNNEEICTYVIIAQVANMANHTEPLDVDRWFPFM; from the coding sequence ATGAGCCGGTTAGGCGACGATCGCTGGCGTGAGTTTAGTGCTGAGAAAAGGTACGTGTTTAGCTCTTTTTTTAGGATAAGGGAAGAGACGTTCAGCGCGCTTTGCCCAAGTGGAGCGGCTCCTTGTTATTTTTTTGCAGCTTGGCATATTTCAGTAGATTTTAGCTACAATTTTTGGGTGGTTTTACGTACAACCAAGAACCAAAACCGAGTTGCCATGCGAATCGAAGGTCATAAAATCAGCCTAGAAGCCCAGTTTAACCGAGAGTGCTGGGATGATGTAGAGTTTGTGTGGAACCGCAAGCCCTTCATTCGGACGACAGTGGCCGAGGTGATGCACCATCCAATTGTCGATAATCTCGATACGGTAAACCAGAGCCTGCTCCATAAGGCCTACGCCATGAATGCTATTCCTGCCGACAACGATGCGCTGCTGCTGCGGCATCCCATCTCCTCGTGGAAGGAGGAGGTGCTGCTATCGGTTACCAAGCCGCTACCCGATGCCGACAACGTGGAGCTAACCGGCACCTTCCGAAGCCGCGTGTTTGAGGGCAAAAAAACGCAGCTGCGCAGCTTCTTTAGGCAGATGGAAGGCTTCCTCGAAACCCGAAACGAGCGCCCAGTTACCTACTATGTAAGTAAGGTGGCCAACACCCACAACCATAACAACGAGGAGATTTGCACCTACGTCATTATTGCGCAGGTGGCCAATATGGCCAACCATACCGAACCGCTAGATGTTGATCGCTGGTTTCCTTTTATGTAG
- a CDS encoding outer membrane beta-barrel protein: MKGLQRNILLGFTCFLLFNSLDTSAQRRKFSYKTSKSISFGVNAGANYSNLIPQNSQGTQFKTGIYAGGFFEYMLPADFGIEVEANFASLGGENVPTEILFNPNSILLNDTKSLDLMMYGVEVPVIAKYHFSSLYPELFVGIGASGMYILKSQAALNRILNFNGTYTSVTTFIDVSKKVQTMMASGVFCTGIRYPIGSMEISVTAGITYGITDLSANNVVNGNGFRTKSFRLGVSLGF; the protein is encoded by the coding sequence ATGAAGGGGTTACAAAGAAATATATTACTTGGATTTACATGCTTTCTACTATTCAACTCGCTAGACACATCTGCACAACGAAGAAAATTTTCGTACAAAACGTCAAAATCAATTTCGTTTGGGGTTAATGCCGGTGCAAACTATAGCAACCTAATCCCCCAGAATTCGCAAGGCACGCAGTTTAAGACGGGAATATACGCAGGAGGCTTCTTTGAATATATGCTTCCTGCAGATTTCGGTATTGAAGTAGAAGCAAACTTCGCCTCACTTGGAGGAGAAAATGTTCCAACCGAGATTCTTTTTAATCCGAATTCTATACTACTGAATGACACCAAATCGTTAGACCTAATGATGTATGGGGTAGAGGTTCCTGTAATTGCTAAATATCACTTTTCCTCCCTATATCCCGAACTCTTTGTTGGCATTGGTGCAAGCGGCATGTATATTTTAAAATCCCAGGCCGCACTAAACCGGATTCTCAACTTCAATGGGACATACACTTCTGTAACAACCTTCATAGATGTCTCCAAAAAAGTTCAAACCATGATGGCCAGCGGCGTTTTTTGTACGGGAATTCGTTACCCAATAGGCAGCATGGAAATCAGCGTAACGGCAGGTATAACCTATGGCATTACCGATCTTAGCGCCAATAATGTTGTAAATGGAAATGGGTTTAGAACAAAATCGTTTCGATTAGGAGTTTCTCTTGGCTTCTAA
- a CDS encoding TolC family protein, giving the protein MRRFILFLLFWGTSIAYSQDVRLLQCWEKAEQNYPRAKDREDYERIANLRVKNYRAVYLPKVDVNAQATYQSDVTQVDASRIPIPNFNIGSPAKDQYKLTADISQLIWDGGAAKASEKLEMASLYADKQQVEVDLYNLKGRVAQLFYSVALKREQIKLQRALKSDLDEKMKRTISGVRNGATLKANELLLRSEILKLTQEINGAENEINGLIDALSILVGEPISRIAEFVWVDVAMTEISRPEYMLFQKQKDRIEILNESYTSKRMPKIAAFGQVGYGKPGLNMFSTSFDPFYIVGLKASWNIFDWNSTKRDRQSLRLLQNMVDTRQAMFEISQKMELAQESSTVAKFESLLKTDEELITARQEVAKAYSVMYDNGAIDAADYVGRQTELKQAELNREMHRVMLSFSKVNINIIKGK; this is encoded by the coding sequence ATGCGGAGATTTATACTCTTCTTGCTTTTCTGGGGTACTAGCATAGCCTATTCGCAAGATGTGAGGCTGTTGCAATGTTGGGAAAAAGCAGAACAGAACTATCCTCGGGCAAAGGATCGGGAAGATTATGAGAGAATTGCCAACCTGAGGGTGAAGAATTATAGGGCTGTTTATCTTCCAAAAGTCGATGTGAATGCTCAGGCAACCTATCAGTCGGATGTAACACAGGTAGATGCAAGTAGAATTCCAATTCCGAACTTTAATATTGGCTCGCCCGCAAAGGATCAGTATAAGTTAACGGCAGATATCAGTCAGCTGATTTGGGATGGAGGAGCGGCAAAAGCTTCCGAAAAATTGGAGATGGCATCGCTTTATGCCGATAAGCAGCAGGTTGAGGTGGATTTGTATAATCTAAAAGGACGTGTTGCGCAGCTATTTTATAGCGTTGCGTTAAAGCGGGAGCAAATTAAGTTGCAACGCGCCTTGAAGTCTGATCTTGATGAGAAAATGAAGAGAACGATATCAGGAGTGCGCAATGGGGCAACGCTTAAAGCAAACGAACTATTGCTTCGTTCGGAAATCCTGAAGCTAACACAGGAAATTAATGGTGCAGAAAATGAGATAAACGGATTGATAGATGCGCTTTCTATTCTTGTCGGAGAACCTATTTCTAGAATAGCCGAATTTGTATGGGTAGATGTTGCTATGACAGAGATTTCTAGGCCTGAGTATATGCTGTTTCAAAAACAGAAGGATCGGATAGAAATACTTAACGAGAGTTACACTTCTAAACGGATGCCAAAGATTGCGGCTTTTGGTCAGGTAGGATACGGAAAGCCTGGTTTGAATATGTTTAGCACTTCTTTTGATCCTTTTTACATAGTTGGGCTAAAAGCATCGTGGAATATTTTTGACTGGAATAGCACTAAACGTGATCGTCAGTCGCTGAGGTTGCTGCAAAATATGGTAGATACCCGTCAGGCTATGTTTGAGATCTCCCAGAAAATGGAGTTGGCACAGGAATCGTCTACTGTCGCAAAGTTCGAATCGTTGCTAAAGACGGATGAGGAGCTAATTACAGCGCGACAGGAAGTTGCTAAAGCGTATTCTGTAATGTATGATAACGGTGCAATTGATGCTGCTGATTACGTAGGCCGTCAAACTGAGCTGAAGCAGGCAGAGCTGAATAGGGAGATGCACAGGGTTATGCTGTCGTTCTCCAAAGTGAATATCAACATAATTAAAGGAAAGTAG